In Kitasatospora sp. NA04385, a single genomic region encodes these proteins:
- a CDS encoding acyltransferase yields MTSPTGQRGRHEETIPLRIPEGFGRHEDTMALRIPEQWRRDHDHDPAPEPEAQQEQAPAPRKGGRDRYLDLLRALALVRVVLYHNFGWFWLPLLFPSMGVMFALAGSLMARSLSRPALGVIRGRLRRLLPPMWLFGGIVVALQVVDGGGPGADGHPTWWWGKLAFWLLPLSTPPYAEDGLHGLGGLHLESGWATQLVVPLWYLRAYLWYVLLSPLMLRALRRFPVATLCAPLVLVIAMNGFTTDHDFVYQRVWETVNDFATFGSCWILGMAHQEGLLKRLPQYVVPSIAPLVMVAGFWYLQSRPVDPSQPTDIEAWPIAQAVWSLGFVAMLLHLSPSWERWPAPLERWNGLVSLLNSRAVSVYLWHVTALVCAVPVIDHLWDVDFFYQHMKWLLTSQWFTLMVGIPLLALLVLLFGWVEDVAAKRSPRLFPYPRRPRGKRRVAD; encoded by the coding sequence ATGACTTCACCCACCGGGCAGCGCGGGCGGCACGAGGAGACCATCCCGCTGCGGATACCCGAGGGCTTCGGGCGCCACGAGGACACCATGGCGCTGCGGATCCCCGAGCAGTGGCGCCGGGACCACGACCACGACCCGGCCCCGGAGCCGGAGGCGCAGCAGGAGCAGGCCCCCGCGCCGCGCAAGGGGGGCCGGGACCGCTACCTGGACCTGCTGCGCGCGCTGGCGCTGGTCCGCGTGGTGCTCTACCACAACTTCGGCTGGTTCTGGCTGCCGCTGCTGTTTCCGTCGATGGGCGTGATGTTCGCGCTGGCGGGCTCGCTGATGGCCCGTTCGCTGAGCCGTCCCGCCCTCGGCGTGATCCGCGGCCGCCTGCGCCGGCTGCTGCCGCCGATGTGGCTGTTCGGCGGGATCGTGGTCGCCCTGCAGGTCGTCGACGGCGGCGGCCCCGGCGCGGACGGCCACCCCACCTGGTGGTGGGGCAAGCTGGCGTTCTGGCTGCTGCCGCTGAGCACCCCGCCGTACGCGGAGGACGGCCTGCACGGCCTCGGCGGCCTGCACCTGGAGTCCGGCTGGGCCACCCAGCTCGTGGTGCCGCTGTGGTACCTGCGGGCCTACCTCTGGTACGTGCTGCTCTCGCCGCTGATGCTGCGGGCCCTGCGGCGCTTCCCGGTGGCGACGCTGTGCGCCCCGCTGGTGCTGGTGATCGCGATGAACGGGTTCACCACCGACCACGACTTCGTCTACCAGCGGGTCTGGGAGACCGTCAACGACTTCGCGACCTTCGGCTCCTGCTGGATCCTCGGCATGGCCCACCAGGAGGGGCTGCTCAAGCGCCTCCCGCAGTACGTCGTGCCGTCCATCGCGCCGCTGGTCATGGTGGCCGGCTTCTGGTACCTGCAGAGCAGGCCGGTCGACCCGAGCCAGCCGACCGACATCGAGGCGTGGCCGATCGCCCAGGCGGTCTGGTCCCTGGGCTTCGTGGCGATGCTGCTGCACCTCAGCCCGTCCTGGGAGCGCTGGCCCGCCCCGCTGGAACGCTGGAACGGCCTGGTCAGCCTGCTCAACTCGCGGGCCGTCAGCGTCTACCTGTGGCACGTGACCGCGCTGGTGTGCGCCGTCCCGGTGATCGACCACCTGTGGGACGTCGACTTCTTCTACCAGCACATGAAGTGGCTGCTGACCAGCCAGTGGTTCACCCTGATGGTCGGCATCCCGCTGCTGGCCCTGCTGGTGCTGCTGTTCGGCTGGGTGGAGGACGTGGCGGCCAAGCGCTCGCCGCGGCTGTTCCCGTACCCCCGCCGCCCGCGCGGCAAGCGCCGGGTCGCCGACTGA
- a CDS encoding bifunctional polysaccharide deacetylase/glycosyltransferase family 2 protein: MPLSLLACLLVLLVLRGLANNEVFHDTRIAQSVDKTTVPEELLHGGPVIDARGDKKAHPVSYRIPDKTVVLSFDDGPSPEWTPKILKVLADHDIRADFFVTGSMTTRNPELIRQIVAGGHEIGLHTFTHPDLSYQSHTRISWELAQTQLALAGVAGVHSSLFRPPYSSDASAMDDWNYPVIKYVGAHGYLTAFIDRDTDDWKRPGVEEIVKAAMPSTPGAGELVLLHDAGGDRAETVEALEQIIVKLQGEGYRFTTISDALGAPSAMVPVHGFQLWAGKGFIWATHVSVVTLPLLVGLLALVGFLNFGRFALMVVLAPVHARRSKKQGAWGDPVTEPVTVLVPAYNERECIANTLNSLAASDYPIEVIVIDDGSTDGTADIVEEMDLPFVRLIRKVNGGKPSALNAGVAAASHDIVVMMDGDTVFEPSTVRELVQPFADPGIGAVAGNAKVGNRDSLIGAWQHIEYVLGHNLDRRMYDVLNVIPTIPGAVGAFRREALQAVGGMSDDTLAEDTDITMAVLCDGWRIVYAERARAWTEAPASLQQLWSQRYRWSYGSMQAMWKHRRAVVSRGPAGRFGRIGLPLVVLFGVVAPLLAPLVDLFLLYGVLFGDTVLTLASWGGFILLQSLLSWYAFRLDREKPWHLISLPLQQVVYRQLMYIVLLQSTITAFTGGRLRWQKLRRTGEVSAAPVEV; encoded by the coding sequence ATGCCGCTGTCCCTGCTGGCGTGCCTGCTGGTGCTGCTCGTGCTGCGCGGCCTGGCCAACAACGAGGTGTTCCACGACACCCGGATCGCCCAGTCGGTGGACAAGACGACCGTCCCCGAGGAGCTGCTCCACGGCGGCCCGGTCATCGACGCGCGCGGTGACAAGAAGGCGCACCCGGTGAGCTACCGGATACCCGACAAGACCGTGGTGCTGAGCTTCGACGACGGCCCCTCCCCGGAGTGGACCCCGAAGATCCTGAAGGTGCTCGCCGACCACGACATCCGGGCCGACTTCTTCGTGACCGGCTCGATGACCACCCGCAACCCGGAGCTGATCCGGCAGATCGTCGCGGGCGGCCACGAGATCGGCCTGCACACCTTCACCCACCCCGACCTGTCCTACCAGTCGCACACCCGGATCAGCTGGGAGCTGGCGCAGACCCAGCTGGCGCTGGCCGGCGTCGCGGGCGTCCACAGCTCGCTGTTCCGGCCGCCGTACTCCTCCGACGCCTCCGCGATGGACGACTGGAACTACCCGGTCATCAAGTACGTGGGCGCGCACGGCTACCTCACGGCGTTCATCGACCGCGACACGGACGACTGGAAGCGTCCCGGCGTGGAGGAGATCGTCAAGGCGGCGATGCCGTCCACGCCCGGCGCGGGCGAGCTGGTCCTGCTGCACGACGCGGGCGGCGACCGCGCCGAGACCGTCGAGGCGCTGGAGCAGATCATCGTCAAGCTGCAGGGCGAGGGCTACCGCTTCACCACCATCTCCGACGCGCTCGGCGCCCCCAGTGCCATGGTGCCGGTGCACGGCTTCCAGCTGTGGGCGGGCAAGGGCTTCATCTGGGCCACCCACGTCTCGGTGGTGACCCTGCCGCTGCTGGTCGGGCTGCTCGCCCTGGTCGGTTTCCTGAACTTCGGCCGGTTCGCCCTGATGGTCGTGCTCGCCCCGGTGCACGCCCGCCGCTCCAAGAAGCAGGGCGCCTGGGGGGACCCGGTCACCGAGCCGGTCACCGTCCTCGTCCCGGCCTACAACGAGCGCGAGTGCATCGCCAACACGCTCAACTCGCTCGCCGCCAGCGACTACCCGATCGAAGTGATCGTGATCGACGACGGCTCCACGGACGGCACCGCGGACATCGTCGAGGAGATGGACCTGCCGTTCGTCCGGCTGATCCGCAAGGTCAACGGCGGCAAGCCCAGCGCGCTGAACGCCGGGGTGGCGGCCGCCTCGCACGACATCGTCGTGATGATGGACGGCGACACCGTCTTCGAGCCGTCCACCGTGCGCGAGCTGGTCCAGCCCTTCGCCGACCCGGGGATCGGCGCGGTGGCGGGCAACGCGAAGGTCGGCAACCGCGACAGCCTGATCGGCGCCTGGCAGCACATCGAGTACGTCCTGGGCCACAACCTGGACCGCCGGATGTACGACGTGCTCAACGTCATCCCGACCATCCCCGGCGCGGTCGGCGCCTTCCGCCGGGAGGCCCTGCAGGCCGTCGGCGGGATGAGCGACGACACCCTCGCCGAGGACACCGACATCACCATGGCGGTGCTCTGCGACGGCTGGCGGATCGTCTACGCCGAGCGCGCCCGGGCCTGGACCGAGGCCCCCGCCAGTCTCCAGCAGCTGTGGTCCCAGCGCTACCGCTGGAGCTACGGCTCGATGCAGGCGATGTGGAAGCACCGCCGCGCGGTGGTCTCCCGCGGACCGGCCGGCCGGTTCGGCCGGATCGGGCTGCCGCTGGTGGTGCTGTTCGGCGTGGTCGCCCCGCTGCTGGCCCCGCTGGTCGACCTGTTCCTGCTGTACGGCGTCCTGTTCGGGGACACCGTGCTCACCCTCGCCAGCTGGGGCGGCTTCATCCTGCTCCAGTCCCTGCTGTCCTGGTACGCCTTCCGGCTCGACCGGGAGAAGCCCTGGCACCTGATCAGCCTGCCGTTGCAGCAGGTGGTCTACCGGCAGCTGATGTACATCGTCCTCTTGCAGTCCACGATCACCGCGTTCACCGGTGGCCGGCTGCGCTGGCAGAAGCTCCGGCGCACCGGCGAGGTCTCCGCCGCGCCGGTGGAGGTGTGA
- a CDS encoding transposase family protein codes for MVTYPVALNLPHALVEWVTMLIVAREGDRRCKLRPSQRALADMAYTGADGTFAVPTGRPARKELSPAQRSLNRAHTRLRHPVERGVATLKRWRIFRHARCSPNWLMSTAEAVLTLELQR; via the coding sequence TTGGTTACCTATCCTGTCGCACTGAACCTGCCGCACGCGCTCGTCGAGTGGGTCACCATGCTCATCGTCGCCCGCGAAGGCGACCGCCGCTGCAAACTCCGTCCCTCCCAACGCGCCTTGGCCGACATGGCGTACACCGGCGCCGACGGCACCTTCGCCGTACCGACCGGACGTCCCGCCCGCAAGGAACTCAGCCCCGCGCAGCGGTCCTTGAACCGGGCCCACACCCGGCTCCGCCACCCGGTCGAGCGAGGCGTGGCCACGCTCAAGCGCTGGAGAATTTTCCGACACGCACGCTGCAGCCCGAACTGGCTGATGTCAACAGCCGAGGCCGTCCTCACCCTCGAGCTTCAACGTTGA